A part of Camelus ferus isolate YT-003-E chromosome 6, BCGSAC_Cfer_1.0, whole genome shotgun sequence genomic DNA contains:
- the LOC102505322 gene encoding LOW QUALITY PROTEIN: olfactory receptor 4Q3-like (The sequence of the model RefSeq protein was modified relative to this genomic sequence to represent the inferred CDS: inserted 1 base in 1 codon), with protein MKKENDSKVTEFVLLGLSSSWELQLFLFLIFLLFHVATVLGNLLIMVTVRTDTHLLQSPVYYFLGHLSFIDLCLSCVTVPKMLGDFLQEGKIISFSGCLAQIYFLHFLGASEMFVLTVMAYDRYVAICSPLHYLAVMNRQLCFQLVFACWCGGFVHSITQVTLVIQLPFCGLNELDNFYCDVPQVIKLACMDTYVVEVLMVSNSGLLSLVCFLVLLISYAVILITLRTRLRQGQSKALATCASHLMVVSLIFVPCVFIYLRPFCSFSVDKVFSVFYTVITPMLNPLIYTFRNADMKTAMKKLRXKTCDILLPCPRMNRKR; from the exons atgaaaaaagaaaatgattctaaggTGACAGAATTTGTTCTTCTGGGCCTGTCATCCTCCTGGGAGCTGcagctctttctcttcttaatatttctgttgtttcatgTGGCTACTGTCCTGGGAAACCTCTTGATAATGGTAACAGTGCGAACTGACACTCACCTGCTCCAGTCGCCTGTGTACTATTTTTTGGGCCATCTGTCCTTCATTGACCTATGCCTGAGCTGTGTTACTGTGCCCAAGATGTTAGGAGATTTCCTACAGGAGGGCAAGATCATCTCTTTTTCCGGGTGCCTGGCCCAGATTTACTTCCTGCACTTTCTGGGAGCCAGTGAGATGTTTGTGCTGACCGTCATGGCCTACGATAGGTATGTTGCCATATGCAGTCCTTTGCACTACCTGGCAGTCATGAACCGCCAGCTCTGCTTTCAGTTGGTTTTTGCCTGCTGGTGTGGGGGCTTCGTCCACTCCATCACACAGGTCACACTGGTCATTCAGCTGCCCTTCTGTGGCCTCAATGAACTGGACAACTTCTACTGTGATGTCCCACAGGTCATCAAGCTGGCCTGCATGGACACGTATGTGGTGGAGGTGCTGATGGTCTCGAACAGCGGTCTGCTCTCCCTTGTCTGCTTCTTGGTCTTGCTGATCTCTTATGCGGTCATCCTGATTACCCTGAGAACTCGCCTCCGCCAGGGCCAGAGCAAGGCGCTCGCTACCTGTGCCTCCCACCTGATGGTGGTCAGCCTGATCTTTGTGCCGTGTGTGTTCATCTACCTGAGGCCTTTCTGCAGCTTCTCTGTGGATAAGGTTTTCTCTGTCTTCTACACAGTGATCACACCTATGTTGAACCCCCTCATCTACACCTTCAGAAATGCTGATATGAAGACAGCCatgaagaagctga aaaaAACATGTGACATCCTGCTGCCATGTCCAAGAATGAACAGGAAGAGGTGa
- the LOC102505575 gene encoding olfactory receptor 11G2 isoform X1, with translation MNISGSGSHSESVSEFILLGFPCSREIQVILCMFFSIIYLLTLVGNGAIICAVCWDQHLHTPMYILLGNFAFLEIWYVNSTVPNTLVNFLSETKAISFTGCFLQLYFFFSMGSTECFFLSAMSFDRYFAICHPLHYATVMTGQRCFNLVISCWVCGFLWYLVPVILISRLPFCGPNVIDHFVCDSGPLLTLSCVPAPMSKLTSYTLSSLIILLSFLFILISYALVLLAVLRLPSASSRHKAFSTCGSHLAVVLLFYGTIMVMHVSPGSSHSALMPKMMTLFYAMVTPLFNPLIYCLRNKDMKNALWKVLEKFKISLKVFGSRPRRNME, from the coding sequence ATGAACATCTCTGGATCAGGATCCCATTCTGAATCAGTGAGTGAATTCATCCTTCTGGGCTTTCCCTGCAGCAGGGAAATCCAGGTCATCCTGTGTATGTTCTTCTCCATCATCTACCTTCTGACACTCGTGGGAAACGGAGCCATTATCTGTGCTGTGTGTTGGGACCAGCatctccacacccccatgtacatCCTGCTGGGGAATTTTGCCTTCCTGGAGATCTGGTATGTCAACTCCACTGTTCCAAACACACTGGTCAACTTCCTCTCAGAGACCAAGGCCATCTCTTTCACTGGTTGCTTCcttcaattatattttttcttttccatgggcTCCACTGAGTGCttctttctctcagcaatgtCCTTTGATCGATACTTTGCCATCTGTCATCCTCTGCATTATGCCACAGTTATGACTGGACAGCGTTGCTTCAACCTAGTGATTTCCTGTTGGGTGTGCGGCTTTCTCTGGTATCTGGTGCCTGTTATTCTCATCTCCCGACTGCCTTTTTGTGGCCCAAATGTGATTGACCACTTTGTATGTGACTCAGGCCCACTGCTGACCCTTTCATGTGTTCCTGCCCCCATGTCCAAACTCACCAGCTACACGCTAAGCTCCCTCATCATCCTCCTTAGCTTCCTTTTCATCCTCATCTCCTACGCTCTGGTTCTACTCGCTGTGCTTCGGTTGCCCTCGGCATCCAGTCGACATAAGGCCTTTTCAACCTGTGGGTCCCATTTGGCTGTAGTGCTGCTGTTCTACGGGACCATTATGGTGATGCACGTGAGCCCTGGGTCCAGCCACTCTGCCCTGATGCCAAAGATGATGACCTTGTTCTATGCAATGGTGACTCCACTCTTCAACCCTTTGATTTACTGTCTCAGGAATAAGGATATGAAAAATGCTCTCTGGAAAGTTctggaaaagtttaaaatttctttaaaagtctttGGCAGTAGGCCCAGGAGGAATATGGAATAA
- the LOC102517979 gene encoding olfactory receptor 11H12 yields MNTSEPDSSFPFVREFILLDFSCEWKIQILLFSLFLTTYALTITGNGSIVRALWCDQRLHIPMYIFLGNFSFLEIWYVSSTVPKMLVNFLSDKKTISFVGCFFQFNFFFSLGTTECLLLATMAFDRYLAICHPLHYPNIMTGHLCTKLVIICWVCGFLWFLIPIILISQMPFCGPNIIDHVVCDPGPLFALACVSAPKTQLLCYTLSSLVIFGNFLFILGSYTLVLLAVLRMPSANGRRKAFSTCGSHLAVVSLFYGSLMVMYVSPGLGHSAGMQKVATLFYAMVTPLFNPLIYSLRNKEIKAALRKVLGSFNTI; encoded by the coding sequence ATGAATACCTCTGAGCCAGATTCCAGCTTCCCTTTTGTAAGAGAATTTATACTCCTAGATTTTTCTTGTGAGTGGAAAATTCAGATCCTCCTCTTCTCACTCTTCCTTACAACATATGCTCTGACCATAACAGGGAATGGGTCTATTGTTCGTGCGTTATGGTGTGACCAGCGACTCCACATCCCCATGTACATATTCCTGGGTAATTTCTCCTTTCTAGAGATCTGGTATGTCTCTTCTACAGTCCCCAAGATGTTGGTCAACTTCCTCTCAGATAAAAAGACCATCTCCTTTGTTGGATGTTTCTtccaatttaatttctttttttctttgggaaCAACTGAATGCTTACTTTTGGCCACCATGGCCTTTGATCGGTACCTTGCTATCTGCCATCCCTTGCACTACCCTAATATCATGACTGGGCATCTCTGTACCAAACTGGTCATTATCTGCTGGGTTTGTGGATTTCTGTGGTTCCTGATCCCCATTATTCTCATCTCTCAGATGCCCTTCTGTGGTCCAAACATCATTGACCATGTTGTGTGTGACCCAGGGCCACTATTTGCTTTGGCCTGTGTCTCTGCTCCAAAAACCCAACTGCTTTGCTACACTCTAAGCTCATTAGTTATCTTTGGTAACTTCCTCTTCATCCTTGGGTCCTATACTCTTGTCCTGTTAGCAGTGTTGCGAATGCCTTCAGCCAATGGGAGACGGAAGGCCTTCTCTACCTGTGGGTCCCATTTGGCTGTGGTATCCCTCTTCTATGGCTCTCTGATGGTGATGTATGTGAGCCCAGGACTCGGACATTCTGCTGGGATGCAGAAAGTTGCAACTTTGTTCTATGCTATGGTGACCCCACTCTTCAACCCCCTCATCTATAGCCTACGGAATAAGGAGATAAAGGCAGCCTTGAGGAAAGTTCTGGGGAGTTTCAACACAATCTAA